The Pseudomonas wenzhouensis genome has a segment encoding these proteins:
- a CDS encoding DUF4124 domain-containing protein, with amino-acid sequence MRHMILTGTLMLALSATAMASQVYKWVDDKGVTHFGAQPPQGQQATTINTAAPPPRQAASEPAPSIEEQLDPEQAAIDKKVKDDIAKQEAERKEYCQNARTNLAQLENNPRLRIENDGEIRRIDENERQERISELKKSIAENCQ; translated from the coding sequence ATGCGCCATATGATTCTTACTGGCACCCTGATGCTCGCACTGAGCGCCACTGCAATGGCCAGCCAGGTTTACAAGTGGGTCGATGACAAAGGCGTGACCCACTTCGGCGCGCAACCCCCGCAAGGTCAGCAAGCCACGACGATCAATACTGCAGCGCCACCTCCCCGCCAAGCCGCCAGCGAGCCGGCGCCGAGCATCGAAGAGCAGCTCGATCCCGAACAGGCAGCCATCGACAAGAAGGTCAAGGACGATATTGCCAAACAGGAAGCCGAGCGCAAGGAATATTGCCAGAACGCCCGCACCAATCTGGCTCAACTGGAAAACAATCCGCGCCTGCGCATCGAAAATGATGGTGAGATTCGCCGCATCGACGAGAACGAGCGCCAGGAACGCATCAGCGAACTGAAGAAATCCATCGCCGAAAACTGCCAGTGA
- a CDS encoding YqcC family protein, with protein sequence MDARVSMLAEHLLLIERELRLLGWWQDEAPSAEALASPEPFCVDTLTFEQWLQWIFLPRMKVLLESGAALPSVSGIQAMGEMVYRQQPGIARRLLELLGEFDRLLTRTP encoded by the coding sequence TGAGCATGCTGGCCGAACACCTGCTGCTGATCGAGCGTGAGTTGCGCCTGCTGGGCTGGTGGCAGGATGAGGCGCCGAGCGCCGAGGCGCTGGCCAGTCCTGAGCCGTTCTGCGTGGATACGCTGACCTTCGAGCAGTGGCTGCAGTGGATTTTTCTGCCGCGTATGAAGGTGCTGCTGGAAAGCGGCGCTGCACTGCCGTCGGTATCGGGTATCCAGGCGATGGGTGAGATGGTCTATCGGCAGCAGCCAGGCATTGCGCGCCGGCTGCTGGAGCTGCTGGGCGAATTCGATCGCCTGCTCACGCGCACGCCTTGA